One genomic segment of Chitinophaga parva includes these proteins:
- a CDS encoding RagB/SusD family nutrient uptake outer membrane protein, with protein MKKILYILSIAFAGTYFAACHSLDLAPLNVIQDKDVFNSEAGVTAYMATLYRALPIEDFFYKPEGSGFGRDWQQFYHPGALCGELCGPYGGTGDGAQGFGYWPYDNIRTVNYLLENLPANAKNFDQTKVNGWLGEAYFCRAYFYFAMAKRYGGIPIIKQVQNYPAQSIEDLQVHRDKEEDVWKFIGSDLDSAYLLMPETSVRGRANRYVAAALKSRAMLYAGCIAKYGSVNYVAGDARNQGLVGIPAADANGFFQQAFDAAKLLEGKYDLYKKGYPDKVKNYVDAFLDPSSVENILVKDYSLTTNTAHSWDATMTCRYMTADGLSRAYPTMELVERFGGALPLTNADGTPRRFNTTAELMQGLQPRLLATIYFPGATLRGRTFDVQRGIYKHFTGTAAAELGTNPPNAQDRILSGSTAQLYPENDPNGIRVIGFTGVWTGGDELTRTGFYVRKYVDYNRDQSACGLYMSTQSWIDMRYGEVLLNRAEAAMELGNKTDATASINLLRDRAGAPAANEATITIDTVRNERLIELAFEKHTWWDLRRWRIADKLLDNTKYHALLPYYVYDEKKYIFLREVEPYQRSYTFDKKWYYEPIPGGELGKNPNLYPNNPNY; from the coding sequence ATGAAGAAGATCTTATATATACTATCAATAGCTTTTGCAGGCACTTACTTTGCAGCCTGCCACAGCCTGGACCTTGCGCCGCTGAACGTGATCCAGGATAAGGACGTATTCAACAGCGAAGCGGGGGTGACTGCCTACATGGCCACCCTGTACCGCGCACTGCCCATTGAAGATTTTTTCTACAAACCGGAAGGTTCCGGCTTTGGCCGCGACTGGCAACAGTTCTATCACCCCGGCGCTTTGTGCGGGGAATTGTGCGGCCCATACGGTGGTACCGGTGATGGCGCCCAGGGCTTTGGCTACTGGCCTTACGATAACATCCGCACGGTGAACTACCTGCTGGAGAACCTGCCGGCCAATGCAAAGAATTTTGACCAGACCAAGGTCAATGGCTGGCTGGGTGAAGCCTACTTCTGCCGTGCATACTTCTATTTTGCAATGGCCAAAAGATATGGTGGTATTCCCATCATCAAACAGGTGCAGAACTATCCTGCCCAGAGCATTGAAGACCTGCAGGTGCACCGCGATAAGGAAGAAGATGTATGGAAATTCATTGGCTCAGACCTGGACAGTGCTTACCTGCTGATGCCGGAAACCAGCGTGCGTGGCCGCGCAAACCGCTACGTGGCCGCTGCGCTGAAATCGAGGGCCATGCTGTATGCGGGCTGTATTGCCAAATATGGTTCTGTAAATTACGTGGCCGGAGATGCCCGCAACCAGGGCCTTGTAGGCATTCCTGCGGCAGATGCCAATGGATTTTTCCAGCAGGCATTTGATGCCGCTAAATTGCTGGAAGGTAAATATGACCTGTACAAAAAAGGCTATCCCGATAAAGTGAAGAATTACGTGGATGCCTTCCTGGACCCCTCCAGCGTGGAGAACATCCTCGTGAAGGATTATTCCCTTACTACCAATACCGCCCATAGCTGGGATGCCACGATGACCTGCCGTTACATGACGGCGGATGGCCTTTCCCGCGCTTATCCTACCATGGAACTGGTGGAGCGTTTTGGTGGTGCACTGCCGCTTACCAATGCAGATGGTACGCCCCGCCGCTTCAATACCACGGCGGAGTTGATGCAGGGCCTGCAACCCCGCCTGCTGGCTACTATCTACTTCCCCGGCGCTACGCTGCGTGGCCGTACGTTTGATGTGCAGCGCGGCATTTACAAACATTTCACGGGTACTGCCGCTGCGGAACTGGGCACTAATCCACCCAATGCGCAAGACCGTATCCTTTCCGGTTCCACGGCGCAATTGTACCCGGAGAATGATCCGAACGGTATCCGTGTGATCGGGTTCACCGGCGTATGGACCGGCGGTGATGAACTGACCCGTACCGGTTTTTATGTAAGGAAATACGTGGACTACAATCGCGATCAGTCTGCCTGCGGCCTGTATATGAGCACGCAAAGCTGGATAGACATGCGCTACGGAGAAGTGTTGCTCAACCGTGCGGAAGCCGCCATGGAACTGGGTAACAAGACAGATGCCACGGCCTCCATCAACCTGCTGCGCGACCGTGCCGGTGCGCCTGCCGCCAATGAAGCCACCATCACCATTGATACCGTACGCAATGAACGCCTCATAGAACTGGCCTTTGAAAAGCATACCTGGTGGGACCTGCGTCGCTGGCGCATTGCAGACAAACTGCTGGACAATACCAAGTACCACGCGCTGCTGCCTTACTATGTGTATGACGAGAAAAAATACATCTTCCTGCGGGAAGTGGAACCTTACCAGCGCTCCTACACCTTCGACAAGAAGTGGTACTACGAGCCCATTCCCGGCGGAGAGCTGGGTAAGAATCCCAACCTGTATCCTAATAATCCGAACTATTAA
- a CDS encoding glycoside hydrolase family 71/99-like protein translates to MKIIVSILFLCSLTGSMRAQSAHTVIRYPSYNGLVMAGYQGWFNTPEDGAGRGWHHYARRGVFAPGSCEIDLWPDVREYKKTYATPFKYADGSTARVFSAYDKETVFLHFKWMKDYGIDGVFMQRFVAEIRNESGRRHFNKVLDNAMDASRRYDRAICIMYDLSGMQPGECAVVLRDLDDLSHRYDLQHGTYLHHRNKPLVVVWGIGFNDHRRYGFVEADSLVQGIKQRGFSIMLGVPTYWRTLGSDAVKDSALHRIIRQADLVAPWFVGRYNGDSYPEFQSLLAEDMAWCKANGVDYVPLAFPGFSWRNMNGPQATSIPRDDGRFFWQQVAACHDAGAKQLYIAMFDEVNEGTAIFKCNTSDQLPGNGDGQFVGIPSHLGSDYYLWLAGQAARWFHGDVGFTITPPLRK, encoded by the coding sequence ATGAAGATCATCGTATCTATCTTGTTCTTATGTTCACTAACCGGCAGTATGCGTGCGCAATCCGCGCATACTGTCATTCGTTATCCCAGTTACAACGGCCTGGTAATGGCCGGTTACCAGGGATGGTTCAATACACCCGAAGATGGCGCCGGGCGCGGGTGGCATCACTATGCAAGGCGGGGGGTATTTGCGCCCGGCTCCTGTGAAATAGATCTCTGGCCGGATGTCCGCGAATACAAAAAAACCTACGCCACGCCTTTTAAGTATGCAGATGGCAGCACGGCCCGCGTGTTCAGCGCCTATGATAAGGAAACGGTGTTCCTGCATTTCAAGTGGATGAAAGATTATGGTATTGACGGTGTGTTCATGCAGCGCTTTGTGGCGGAGATCCGCAATGAGAGCGGGCGGCGCCACTTTAACAAGGTGTTGGATAATGCCATGGACGCATCCCGCAGGTATGACCGTGCCATTTGCATCATGTATGATCTCAGTGGTATGCAGCCAGGTGAATGTGCTGTTGTGCTCCGCGACCTGGATGATCTTTCCCACCGGTACGACCTGCAGCACGGTACTTACCTGCATCACCGCAATAAGCCGCTGGTGGTGGTATGGGGCATTGGGTTCAATGACCACCGGCGTTACGGCTTCGTGGAGGCGGATAGTTTAGTGCAGGGCATAAAGCAGCGGGGCTTCAGCATTATGCTGGGCGTGCCCACTTACTGGCGTACGCTGGGCAGCGATGCGGTGAAAGACAGTGCACTGCACCGCATTATCCGGCAGGCAGACCTGGTGGCTCCCTGGTTTGTGGGGCGGTATAACGGTGACAGCTATCCGGAATTCCAGTCGCTCCTGGCGGAAGATATGGCCTGGTGCAAGGCGAACGGGGTTGACTATGTGCCACTGGCCTTTCCCGGTTTTTCGTGGCGGAATATGAATGGCCCGCAGGCCACCAGCATTCCCCGCGATGACGGCCGCTTCTTCTGGCAGCAGGTGGCCGCCTGCCACGATGCAGGTGCAAAGCAGCTCTACATTGCCATGTTTGACGAAGTGAATGAAGGCACGGCCATTTTTAAATGCAATACCAGCGATCAGCTACCCGGGAATGGAGATGGGCAGTTTGTAGGCATTCCATCCCACCTGGGCAGCGATTATTACCTCTGGCTGGCTGGCCAGGCAGCCCGCTGGTTCCATGGCGACGTTGGGTTTACCATCACGCCGCCCCTCCGGAAGTGA
- a CDS encoding DUF3823 domain-containing protein: MKKTASIFLGLSLLAMMACTKTDNLAGPDSGFQGNLVDATAGGKSNVLTETGGMQIKLEELSWSATPTPQYIPSKPDGTFEDSQLFKGHYRVTPYGGAFWPVDPIELDINGMTSHDFTITPYAHITGLTWQLDTTTLTMNFKIDPPVKTGLPQIIDVRSYINVDKYVGAGATISQYTDGSLDGSEQIRCFESINADWNETMATKTFTLKIRNLKRGRTYYARVGVRFNDSFKSSNLSEIFQVDVK; encoded by the coding sequence ATGAAAAAGACCGCATCCATTTTCCTGGGCCTTTCCCTGCTGGCCATGATGGCTTGCACCAAGACCGATAACCTGGCAGGCCCTGATTCCGGCTTCCAGGGCAACCTGGTAGATGCTACCGCTGGTGGTAAATCAAACGTGCTCACCGAGACTGGCGGCATGCAGATAAAGCTGGAAGAGCTGAGCTGGAGCGCTACGCCCACGCCGCAATATATTCCTTCAAAGCCGGATGGCACGTTTGAAGATTCCCAGCTGTTTAAAGGACACTACCGTGTAACGCCCTATGGTGGGGCATTCTGGCCGGTAGATCCGATAGAACTGGATATTAACGGCATGACCAGTCATGACTTCACTATTACGCCTTACGCGCATATCACGGGCCTTACCTGGCAGCTGGATACTACCACGCTGACCATGAATTTTAAAATTGATCCGCCCGTAAAGACAGGTCTTCCACAGATCATTGATGTACGTTCTTACATTAATGTGGACAAGTATGTAGGTGCTGGTGCCACCATTTCACAATACACGGATGGCAGCCTGGATGGCAGTGAACAGATCCGCTGTTTTGAATCTATCAACGCAGATTGGAACGAAACGATGGCCACCAAGACCTTCACGCTGAAGATCCGTAACCTGAAACGTGGACGCACCTACTACGCAAGGGTAGGCGTGCGCTTCAACGACAGCTTTAAATCCAGCAACCTTTCCGAGATTTTCCAGGTAGACGTTAAGTAA
- a CDS encoding efflux RND transporter permease subunit has translation MLKIFIERPVLSTVISILIVLLGVLGVVKLPISQYPDIAPPTVQVSTTYSGANADVVQKSVIVPLEQQINGVEGMTYVTSTATNDGVGTIQVYFNVGRDPDQAAVDVQNRVSAATALLPQEVNRVGVTVRKQQTSNLLIMSIYSDKPEYDQTFLQNYAAINIIPQLQRVNGVGAANVFGSAKTYSMRIWLKPDVMSVYGVTPDDVSNALTEQNVDAAPGKFGENDNQSFQYVIRYSGRLTSVDQFENIIIKSIGNGQYLRLKNIARVELGSQTYNSFTTTNGKQSVGISINQTPGSNARDVINDCKKVLEQASQSFPAGIHYTYMVDINLFLDASIDKVVHTLVECFLLVFLVIFIFLQDFRSTIIHGISVPVSIIGTFFFLYLFGFSINLLTLFALVLAIGIVVDDAIVVVEAVHAKLESGYKSPVKAAKDAMSEIAGAIVAITLVMVSVFLPVTFVTGSAGVFYRQFGITLAIAIIISAVNALTLCPALAALFLEPPDHGKEGEKRTLMQRFGVAFNAGYNAMTDKYSKAVTFLSHKRWLVWIAVAFFGGLFYFLLNNTPSSFVPKEDMGIIYANVSLPPASSMERVTAIENQVDSIAHTIPEVQSTLRNLGQNFIAGTGSAYGLIIIRLKPWDERKGVSDDDIIKQLTARTAYLHPASLVFMQQPTITGFGTSGGFTLQLQDRGAHSVDEFYKVGQAFLGALNDRPEIQYAATSFNPNFPQYEMDVNVAKCKDAGIMVTDVLNAMQSFYGSSYVSNFNEFGQQYRVIIQADTNYRSTTLGLNRISVKTPNGMAPITEFITMKRIFGPESMNRFNLFSSISVNGSPNPGYSTGQSLQAIQQVASETLPQGYSFEYSGISREEQNAGSQMLYVFVLSLLFVYLLLSAQYESYLLPFAVLLSLPVGLSGVYAFAKIFNLDNNIYVQISLIMLIGLLAKNAILIVEFAVERRAKGMGLLESAIEGGKARLRPILMTSFAFVFGLMPLMFASGVGAKGNRSIGTGAIGGMLFGTLLGVFVIPTLFVIFQGLQEKLRSRKKKKFEADDDETTGDQQAPAHS, from the coding sequence ATGCTGAAAATATTTATAGAACGGCCCGTGCTAAGCACGGTGATCTCCATATTAATTGTACTGCTGGGTGTACTGGGTGTGGTAAAACTGCCTATCTCCCAGTACCCCGACATTGCGCCACCCACGGTGCAGGTATCTACTACATACAGTGGTGCTAATGCAGACGTGGTGCAGAAAAGCGTGATTGTGCCCCTGGAACAGCAGATCAATGGAGTGGAAGGAATGACCTATGTAACGTCTACCGCTACCAATGATGGTGTGGGCACCATCCAGGTTTATTTCAATGTGGGCCGGGACCCCGACCAGGCCGCGGTAGATGTGCAGAACCGTGTATCCGCTGCCACCGCACTGCTGCCACAGGAAGTAAACCGGGTAGGCGTAACCGTGCGCAAGCAGCAAACCAGTAACCTGCTCATCATGTCCATCTACAGTGATAAGCCGGAGTACGATCAGACCTTTTTACAGAACTACGCCGCCATCAACATCATCCCGCAGTTACAACGTGTGAATGGCGTGGGCGCGGCCAACGTGTTTGGTTCTGCCAAGACCTATTCCATGCGCATCTGGCTGAAACCGGATGTAATGTCCGTATACGGCGTTACGCCGGACGATGTGTCCAACGCACTGACGGAACAGAATGTGGACGCAGCCCCCGGTAAGTTTGGTGAAAATGATAACCAGAGCTTCCAGTATGTGATCCGCTACAGCGGCCGCCTCACGTCGGTAGACCAGTTTGAGAACATCATCATTAAATCTATTGGCAACGGACAATACCTGCGTTTAAAAAATATTGCCCGCGTGGAACTGGGCTCCCAGACTTACAACAGCTTTACCACTACAAATGGCAAGCAATCGGTGGGTATATCGATCAACCAGACCCCTGGTTCCAATGCCCGCGATGTGATCAACGATTGTAAGAAAGTACTGGAACAGGCATCCCAAAGCTTCCCGGCCGGTATTCACTACACTTATATGGTGGACATCAACCTGTTTCTGGATGCCAGTATTGATAAAGTGGTACATACGCTGGTCGAGTGTTTCCTGCTGGTGTTCCTGGTGATCTTCATTTTCCTGCAGGATTTCCGCTCTACCATTATCCACGGCATTTCCGTACCGGTGTCCATCATTGGTACTTTCTTCTTTTTGTATCTGTTTGGGTTCAGTATAAACCTGCTTACCCTGTTTGCATTGGTGTTGGCTATCGGTATCGTGGTGGATGATGCGATCGTGGTGGTGGAAGCTGTGCATGCAAAACTGGAAAGCGGTTATAAATCACCGGTAAAGGCGGCTAAAGATGCCATGAGCGAAATAGCCGGCGCTATCGTGGCCATCACGCTGGTGATGGTGTCCGTATTCCTGCCAGTGACGTTCGTAACAGGATCGGCAGGGGTATTTTACCGGCAGTTCGGGATCACCCTGGCCATTGCCATTATTATTTCGGCTGTCAATGCGTTAACGCTGTGCCCAGCGCTGGCAGCGCTTTTCCTCGAGCCACCGGATCACGGGAAGGAAGGGGAGAAGCGTACCCTCATGCAAAGATTTGGCGTAGCATTTAATGCCGGCTATAACGCCATGACAGATAAATACAGCAAGGCCGTGACCTTCCTGTCGCACAAGCGATGGCTGGTGTGGATAGCAGTGGCGTTCTTTGGCGGGTTGTTTTATTTCCTGCTCAATAACACACCATCAAGCTTTGTCCCGAAGGAGGATATGGGTATCATTTATGCCAATGTATCGCTACCACCGGCATCGTCCATGGAGCGGGTAACGGCCATTGAGAACCAGGTAGACAGCATTGCGCATACCATCCCGGAAGTGCAAAGTACGCTGCGCAACCTGGGCCAGAACTTCATTGCCGGTACGGGTAGTGCGTATGGCCTTATCATCATCCGCCTGAAACCCTGGGACGAGCGTAAAGGCGTGAGTGACGATGATATTATCAAACAACTGACGGCCCGCACGGCTTACCTCCACCCGGCCAGCCTGGTGTTCATGCAGCAGCCTACCATCACGGGTTTTGGTACCAGTGGCGGTTTTACACTGCAACTGCAGGACAGGGGCGCGCACTCCGTCGATGAGTTTTATAAAGTGGGCCAGGCCTTCCTGGGAGCATTGAACGACCGGCCGGAGATCCAGTATGCCGCCACTTCTTTCAATCCCAATTTCCCGCAATACGAAATGGATGTGAACGTGGCCAAATGTAAGGATGCAGGCATTATGGTAACGGATGTGCTCAACGCCATGCAGTCATTTTACGGTAGTTCTTATGTGTCCAACTTCAATGAATTTGGACAGCAATACCGTGTGATCATACAGGCCGATACCAACTACCGTTCTACTACGCTGGGGCTGAACCGCATCTCGGTTAAAACGCCCAATGGTATGGCACCCATCACGGAATTTATCACCATGAAGCGCATCTTTGGGCCGGAGAGTATGAACCGCTTTAACCTGTTCTCCTCCATTTCTGTGAATGGCTCTCCCAACCCGGGTTACAGCACGGGCCAGTCGCTCCAGGCCATCCAGCAGGTGGCCAGTGAAACACTGCCGCAAGGCTATAGTTTTGAATACTCGGGTATTTCCCGCGAGGAGCAGAACGCAGGCTCGCAGATGCTGTATGTGTTTGTGCTCTCGCTCCTGTTCGTATACCTGTTACTGAGCGCGCAGTATGAAAGTTATCTCCTGCCTTTTGCAGTGCTCCTGTCCCTGCCGGTAGGGCTTTCCGGCGTGTATGCTTTTGCAAAGATCTTTAACCTGGATAATAACATCTATGTGCAGATATCACTGATCATGCTCATAGGCCTGCTGGCAAAGAATGCGATCCTCATCGTGGAGTTTGCGGTAGAGCGCAGGGCCAAGGGCATGGGGCTGCTGGAATCGGCCATAGAAGGTGGAAAGGCGCGCCTGCGGCCTATTTTAATGACTTCCTTTGCCTTTGTGTTTGGTCTTATGCCCCTGATGTTTGCCAGCGGGGTAGGGGCAAAGGGGAACCGTTCCATCGGTACCGGCGCTATTGGTGGGATGTTGTTTGGTACCCTGCTGGGCGTGTTCGTGATCCCTACGCTGTTTGTGATCTTCCAGGGACTGCAGGAAAAATTGCGGAGCAGGAAAAAGAAAAAGTTTGAAGCAGATGATGATGAAACAACCGGCGATCAACAGGCACCCGCACATTCTTAA
- a CDS encoding Fic/DOC family N-terminal domain-containing protein, with protein MAHKALAELKGGISSLPNENIILETLTLQEAKDSSAIENIIATFDEIYQSDVQQAAFITPAAKEGVLLVGNIRDLMLRYNLEQLVDDKILGKVKVGRDNFYLNTALFKLLTQ; from the coding sequence GTGGCGCACAAGGCCCTGGCAGAGCTTAAAGGGGGCATCAGCAGCCTGCCAAACGAGAACATCATCTTAGAGACACTCACCTTGCAAGAGGCAAAAGACAGTTCGGCCATTGAAAACATTATTGCAACTTTTGATGAGATATATCAAAGCGATGTACAGCAAGCGGCCTTTATCACGCCCGCTGCAAAAGAGGGGGTATTGCTGGTTGGAAATATCAGAGACCTGATGTTGCGCTATAACCTGGAACAATTGGTAGACGACAAGATATTGGGCAAGGTCAAAGTAGGGCGCGATAATTTCTATCTCAATACTGCATTATTCAAATTACTAACCCAATAA
- a CDS encoding family 43 glycosylhydrolase, whose amino-acid sequence MRRLRVITILLLFVQAAIAQKNPFITHMYTADPSAHVWADGRLYVYASHDIDPPRGCDLMDKYHVFSTDDMIHWKDEGQILEASQVPWGRKEGGFMWAPDCAYKNGTYYFYFPHPSGTEWNSTWKIGVATSKYPAKDFKVQGYIKGLESLIDPCVFVDDDGQAYLYYGGGAKARGGKLKDNMMEVDGEMKPMEGLVDFHEASWVHKYKGTYYLSYSNNHDKDGKYNQMCYATSKSPLGPWTYQGIYMDPTDCYTNHGSIVEYKGQWWAFYHNAVLSGHVGELRSVCVDKLFYNPDGTIQKVVQTLGNENAPKPGSVRRK is encoded by the coding sequence ATGAGAAGACTGCGTGTTATCACCATACTGCTGCTGTTTGTACAGGCAGCCATTGCACAGAAAAATCCTTTCATAACGCACATGTACACCGCGGACCCGTCGGCACACGTTTGGGCTGACGGCCGCCTGTACGTGTATGCATCCCACGACATTGATCCGCCTCGCGGGTGCGATCTGATGGATAAGTACCACGTGTTTTCCACGGATGACATGATCCACTGGAAAGATGAAGGCCAGATCCTGGAAGCCAGCCAGGTGCCCTGGGGCCGCAAGGAAGGCGGTTTTATGTGGGCGCCGGATTGTGCCTACAAGAATGGTACGTACTATTTTTATTTCCCGCACCCCAGCGGTACGGAATGGAACAGCACCTGGAAGATAGGGGTGGCCACCAGCAAGTATCCTGCAAAGGATTTTAAAGTGCAGGGCTACATCAAGGGCCTGGAGAGCCTCATTGATCCCTGCGTGTTTGTGGATGACGATGGGCAGGCCTATCTCTACTATGGTGGCGGTGCCAAAGCGCGCGGCGGCAAGCTGAAAGACAACATGATGGAGGTGGATGGAGAAATGAAGCCCATGGAAGGCCTGGTGGATTTTCATGAAGCCAGCTGGGTGCATAAGTACAAAGGCACTTACTATCTTTCTTATTCCAATAACCATGATAAGGACGGCAAGTATAACCAGATGTGCTATGCTACCAGCAAAAGCCCGCTGGGCCCCTGGACCTACCAGGGCATCTACATGGACCCCACGGATTGCTACACCAATCACGGTTCCATCGTGGAGTACAAAGGCCAGTGGTGGGCATTCTATCATAATGCCGTATTGTCCGGCCACGTAGGCGAGCTGCGCTCCGTGTGCGTGGATAAGCTGTTCTACAACCCGGATGGCACCATTCAGAAAGTAGTACAGACCCTGGGCAATGAGAACGCACCTAAGCCCGGCAGCGTCAGGCGCAAATAA
- a CDS encoding efflux transporter outer membrane subunit → MKWALVIFLLLLGAACKVAQPYHTPSEAVSTGLYRDSTQTTDTTRTVDSTNLANLPWKQLFTDTVLQSLITEGIAHNLDLQVAMARMRAAQANLRQSKDAFFPTLSAGLTATLQKPTNTNAAHNEQYQLGANSSWEADLWGKYRSAKRATLAALLQSEAYRRAVMTQLVSDIATNYYLLLGYDAQLQITTKTVENRKLDVTTMKTLKESDVVTGAAVVQSEANRYAAEVTIPDLKQSIRQTENAISLLLGRNPGPIARDSLMDQAVYQDLRVGLPVQLLANRPDVQEAEYQYRNYFELTNVARSYFYPSLTITAQGGMYSTSISDFFNAPALFGSVVGGLTQPVLNQGLNRQRLEVAKAQQVEALISFKQTLLTAGQEVSDALYNYEAASEKMTLRQHQIDYLQKAVEYTKELLKYTSSTNYTDVLTSEQSLLAAQLNHVSDKLQQLQAVVNLYRSLGGGWR, encoded by the coding sequence ATGAAATGGGCACTTGTTATATTTTTATTGCTACTGGGGGCAGCGTGTAAGGTGGCCCAACCCTACCACACGCCATCGGAAGCCGTGAGCACAGGATTGTACCGGGATAGTACGCAGACAACAGATACTACGCGCACGGTAGATAGTACCAACCTGGCAAACCTGCCATGGAAGCAGCTTTTCACCGATACGGTATTACAGTCGCTCATTACGGAGGGCATAGCGCATAACCTGGATCTGCAAGTGGCCATGGCCCGCATGCGCGCTGCCCAGGCAAACCTGCGCCAGAGCAAAGATGCCTTTTTCCCCACCCTGTCCGCGGGGCTCACGGCCACCTTACAAAAGCCTACCAATACCAACGCGGCACACAATGAACAATACCAGCTGGGCGCCAACAGCAGCTGGGAGGCAGACCTTTGGGGAAAATACCGCAGCGCTAAACGCGCTACCCTGGCAGCTTTGCTGCAAAGTGAAGCCTACCGCCGCGCCGTGATGACACAGCTGGTGTCTGACATTGCCACTAACTATTACCTGCTGCTGGGCTACGATGCCCAATTGCAGATCACTACCAAAACGGTGGAGAACCGCAAGCTGGACGTAACCACGATGAAGACCCTCAAGGAAAGTGATGTAGTGACCGGGGCCGCCGTAGTGCAAAGTGAAGCCAACCGCTATGCCGCAGAAGTAACCATCCCGGACCTGAAGCAATCCATTCGGCAAACGGAAAATGCCATCAGCCTGTTGCTGGGGCGTAATCCTGGCCCGATTGCGCGGGATAGCCTGATGGACCAGGCGGTGTACCAGGATCTTCGTGTAGGCCTGCCCGTACAGCTGCTGGCAAACCGGCCGGATGTGCAGGAAGCGGAGTATCAATACCGCAACTATTTTGAACTGACGAACGTGGCCCGTTCTTATTTTTACCCATCGCTTACCATTACGGCACAGGGAGGCATGTACAGCACCAGCATTTCCGATTTTTTCAACGCGCCGGCGTTGTTTGGCAGCGTGGTGGGTGGGCTTACCCAGCCTGTCCTTAACCAGGGACTGAACAGGCAACGCCTGGAAGTAGCCAAAGCCCAGCAGGTCGAGGCGCTGATCTCCTTTAAACAAACCTTGCTTACCGCGGGACAGGAGGTGTCTGATGCACTGTACAATTATGAAGCGGCATCCGAAAAAATGACCTTGCGCCAGCACCAGATCGATTACCTGCAAAAGGCGGTGGAGTACACGAAGGAGTTATTGAAATACACATCTTCCACAAATTATACGGACGTACTTACTTCTGAACAAAGCCTGCTGGCCGCACAGCTAAATCACGTGAGCGACAAGCTGCAGCAGTTGCAGGCGGTAGTGAATTTGTACAGGAGCTTGGGCGGGGGATGGAGGTAG
- a CDS encoding efflux RND transporter periplasmic adaptor subunit: MRLHATIACAVLCGAAVLPACKGKQGNNNKKGGSKVYQVLTVSPQRATIFNEFPAVIEGQQVIEIRPKVDGYVEAIYVNEGATVTKGQLLFKISNPVYEQAVVTANAAIKSAVADVNAARMDVEKVRPLVEKDIVSAYELKSAEYTLESKEAALAQAKANLANAQTNVGYTYLRAPMNGVIGLIPYKIGALVSSTTTNPLTMLSSINDVYAYFSLNEKQSLNLSQRLKGNTWEDKLKQLPPATLVLANGSPYPQTGRVETASGLISTETGTISLKALFPNPNGIIRSGASATIRLPRIIDTAMLVPQSATYELQNKRFVYVVLPNDMVVSTAIVGVPSNDGQFMIVQQGLKNGDRVLIGGNNLKDSTKIIAKPANADSLQRVFQASQSQE, from the coding sequence ATGAGATTACATGCAACCATCGCCTGTGCGGTCCTGTGTGGGGCCGCTGTGTTGCCGGCCTGCAAAGGAAAGCAGGGCAACAATAATAAGAAAGGCGGCTCCAAAGTGTACCAGGTGCTTACCGTATCACCGCAACGGGCCACCATCTTCAACGAGTTCCCGGCCGTAATTGAAGGCCAGCAGGTCATTGAGATCCGCCCCAAAGTAGACGGCTATGTGGAAGCCATTTATGTAAATGAAGGCGCCACGGTAACCAAAGGGCAACTGCTCTTTAAGATCAGCAATCCGGTGTATGAACAGGCCGTGGTAACCGCTAATGCCGCCATTAAAAGTGCTGTGGCCGATGTGAATGCCGCCCGCATGGACGTGGAGAAGGTAAGGCCGCTGGTAGAAAAAGACATTGTAAGCGCTTACGAGCTAAAATCGGCCGAGTACACGCTGGAATCCAAGGAGGCCGCACTGGCCCAGGCAAAGGCCAATCTGGCCAATGCGCAGACGAACGTGGGCTACACTTACCTGCGTGCCCCCATGAACGGGGTAATAGGGCTCATACCTTATAAAATAGGGGCATTGGTGAGCAGCACTACTACCAATCCGCTCACGATGCTGTCCAGCATCAACGATGTGTATGCCTATTTTTCCCTGAACGAAAAACAATCCCTCAACCTGTCACAGCGCCTCAAAGGCAATACCTGGGAAGACAAATTGAAACAGCTGCCGCCCGCCACCCTGGTGCTGGCAAACGGTTCGCCCTATCCGCAAACAGGGCGCGTAGAAACGGCCAGTGGGCTTATCTCCACAGAAACCGGTACCATCAGTCTCAAGGCTTTGTTCCCTAATCCGAACGGCATTATCCGCAGTGGGGCCAGTGCCACCATCCGCCTGCCCCGCATTATTGATACCGCCATGCTCGTGCCTCAGAGCGCCACGTATGAATTGCAGAACAAGCGCTTTGTATACGTGGTGCTGCCCAATGATATGGTGGTAAGTACCGCCATTGTGGGCGTGCCCAGTAACGACGGGCAGTTTATGATCGTGCAGCAGGGGCTTAAAAATGGCGACCGGGTACTGATAGGTGGTAATAACCTTAAAGACAGTACGAAGATCATTGCCAAGCCTGCCAATGCAGACAGCCTCCAACGTGTATTCCAAGCCAGTCAAAGCCAAGAGTGA